A stretch of the Lolium perenne isolate Kyuss_39 chromosome 3, Kyuss_2.0, whole genome shotgun sequence genome encodes the following:
- the LOC127321275 gene encoding uncharacterized protein, translated as MGSQAIEKNREGAEVFHGAALCAEKAVELLAETNMPLGLLPLADIEEVGYNRATGFVWLRQKKALTHTFKQIGRQVSYAAEVTAVVEDRKMKRMTGVKSKEILIWVTLCDMYIDKDDPSKITFKTPTGLGRTFPVSAFRKDDDGKAKAPAAATAAAADGEAAVAK; from the coding sequence ATGGGTTCCCAGGCGATCGAGAAGAACAGGGAGGGCGCGGAGGTGTTCCACGGCGCGGCGCTgtgcgcggagaaggcggtggagCTGCTGGCGGAGACCAACATGCCGCTGGGCCTCCTCCCGCTGGCCGACATTGAGGAGGTGGGCTACAACCGCGCCACCGGCTTCGTGTGGCTGCGCCAGAAGAAGGCCCTCACGCACACCTTCAAGCAGATCGGCCGCCAGGTCTCGTACGCCGCCGAGGTCACCGCCGTCGTCGAGGACAGGAAGATGAAGCGCATGACCGGGGTCAAGAGCAAGGAGATCCTCATCTGGGTCACGCTTTGCGACATGTACATCGACAAGGACGACCCATCCAAGATCACCTTCAAGACCCCCACGGGACTCGGCAGGACCTTCCCCGTCTCCGCCTTCCGGAAAGACGACGACGGTAAGGCCAAGGCGCCTGCAGCCGCCACGGCCGCAGCGGCTGACGGCGAAGCCGCCGTGGCCAAGTAA